AAAGCAATGGGCAAAGGTAATTAAAAATTAAATTAGTAATTAGTAATTAAAACAAGGCAATAGGCAAGAGGCAATAGTTTATAGTTGATAATAAATAATAAAAACACCTGAAACCTGTCACCTGAAACCTGAAACCTCTTTCCCAACTCCGAACTCTGAACTCAAAATCATGTCCACATTAGAAAGAGAAATACATCGCCCAACTTGGGATGAATACTTTATGTTGATGGCTAAGTTAGCATCGACTAGATCAACTTGTCTTGCTTTTCCCGTTGGTGCGGTAATTGTTAAGGATCGTCAAGTGTTAGCTACAGGTTATAATGGTTCACCATCAGGCTCTGCTCATTGTACTGCACAGGGTTATTGTTATGAGGGCTTGAGCAGTTGTGATGCAAGTAAAACTCTACCTTCTCGGGCGGTTCATGCGGAGGCAAATGCGATCGCACAGGCGGCTAGACACGGTATTGCTACCCAAGGGGCAACTATTTACGTAACTCTTGAACCCTGTATTGCTTGTTTGAAATTAATTATTTCAGCAGGAATTAGAGAAGTATTTTACGAGACTAATTTTAATTCAGGAAATAAGTTATTAGTGCGAGATGCTTTTGTTGCTGATAATTTAGTTACCTTAAAACAAATGAATGTTAGGGAGGCTATCGCTTCTAATGCCAGTCGTTTTCTTTTAGAACCAGTTTCTCTGTTAGATTTTAAATAAAAATCAAGATTTATCAATTCAGGGATAAAAATGCGATCGCGCTTCTAATCCATTCTTCTACATGGGGATTTTTCTGTAATAAATTATCTTGACTGATAACAGAAATCGCTTGTTGAATTTCGTTGTTGGTGTATCCTAGTGCCAATAAAGTCATTTCTAAATCTGCCATAATTTCCTCACTAGGTAAAAAATTACCACTGTCAACTCTAACCCCTGCATTAACCCGCCAT
This is a stretch of genomic DNA from Cyanobacterium aponinum PCC 10605. It encodes these proteins:
- a CDS encoding deoxycytidylate deaminase, coding for MSTLEREIHRPTWDEYFMLMAKLASTRSTCLAFPVGAVIVKDRQVLATGYNGSPSGSAHCTAQGYCYEGLSSCDASKTLPSRAVHAEANAIAQAARHGIATQGATIYVTLEPCIACLKLIISAGIREVFYETNFNSGNKLLVRDAFVADNLVTLKQMNVREAIASNASRFLLEPVSLLDFK